The following proteins are co-located in the Malassezia restricta chromosome II, complete sequence genome:
- a CDS encoding calcium binding protein 39, translating to MNFLIKGRQQRTSAELARSICDTCFRMGVEVTTDEVWRLSDVSSSSDSRRKLYDELFLLLQQGKLVLYGEGDRDPVPELVAQFAQEAYQHHMMEYLLTVMPRLEFEARKDITQIFVALLQRSIGSRRPTVEYVYSNPSIVSMTIRGYDMPSIALNTGMILHEMLQYEILAKLFLYSDDLYRFPQYIELTSFSISCDAFKNLRDALVSHRSMAAEFLQQQYVQFFSMFTQLLDSQNYVTRRQSLKLLGELLVDRAHYSTMIRYVSDEENLKRIMNALRDRSKHIQLEAFHVFKVFVANPKKTPAVEAILRRNRSRILSFLEAFLPDSTNEAFIDERQYIIQIIRAMPNA from the coding sequence ATGAATTTCCTGATCAAGGGTCGGCAGCAGCGAACGTCTGCCGAGCTGGCTAGATCGATTTGTGATACATGCTTTCGTATGGGAGTCGAAGTCACAACTGATGAAGTATGGCGACTTAGCGACGTGTCTTCTTCATCTGATAGCCGTCGCAAGCTATACGATGAGCTCTTTTTGTTGCTGCAGCAAGGAAAACTGGTGTTGTATGGTGAGGGGGATCGCGACCCTGTGCCCGAACTAGTTGCGCAATTTGCACAAGAAGCTTACCAACACCATATGATGGAATATCTCCTTACCGTCATGCCACGCCTCGAGTTTGAGGCTCGAAAAGATATCACGCAGATATTTGTCGCATTGCTTCAAAGAAGCATCGGTTCTCGACGCCCCACGGTTGAATATGTATACTCTAATCCATCCATTGTCAGTATGACAATTCGTGGGTATGACATGCCAAGTATAGCCCTCAACACCGGTATGATTCTACACGAGATGCTACAATATGAGATTCTTGCTAAATTGTTCCTGTATTCGGATGACTTGTATCGCTTCCCTCAGTATATTGAGTTGACGTCCTTCAGTATTTCTTGTGATGCTTTCAAGAATTTACGAGATGCACTTGTATCTCATCGAAGCATGGCCGCTGAATTTTTGCAGCAGCAATATGTGCAATTTTTTTCGATGTTCACGCAACTCCTCGATTCACAAAATTATGTGACACGTCGCCAGTCCCTCAAATTGCTTGGTGAGCTACTTGTCGACCGTGCACACTACTCTACCATGATACGTTATGTCTCAGATGAGGAAAATCTTAAACGCATTATGAATGCACTGCGAGATCGCAGTAAGCATATTCAACTCGAAGCATTCCATGTCTTCAAGGTGTTTGTTGCCAACCCCAAAAAAACACCAGCAGTCGAGGCAATATTACGCCGTAATCGCTCACGGATATTGTCATTTTTGGAGGCATTCCTTCCCGACAGCACAAACGAAGCATTCATCGACGAGCGGCAATATATAATCCAAATCATTCGTGCCATGCCAAATGCGTAA
- a CDS encoding N-alpha-acetyltransferase 35, NatC auxiliary subunit, which translates to MQALPDGWSEQTQAYWEACSQIRPEYFVHDNGYALSHLMNAIEVMDPIMDAGMACPTDMIPEKERVPHHHGPFPSLSCQDICWVLDRFVACELDWLHGAALVQTIYTSTFFHEHVLLGTQTGRHWSQTVLVAYIFATVKGCGIQWNELAKQLVLDQEDYCSDTGGIAFPDAHSVSSIVDRLEQAAVEVKQQLDLDEASSLSMRLAFRKHWLLCLSALAADVPDSMDVHIHLESCMQLWVAISTSKYPLQASAMLEAPQHLHVFFDVALSRTLSSHIPMRPVAPPDRQQVLDGWHRILFKEMPIPLRLLASTDVLAWKSLLECAAVTFQRQQAPVPLVRSFIQTMVANGYTVMGGTHDTEHLAVNLLETWRSICVQNIMVRLEWYQHRQPTSVLPKMLSQFLQRLGASIAQTLRIFAQNRARQRRSFSKAYSSWMDLLDLASTLTSRINDIVPIPGDALTGPILYMILVHMEHTMGSGFELELYHAEERACMYWVLALVYGEQYALTKDHTSSSWQCMAHASRAQQHLCSALAILHVQTHGNQLSRTHAAFARRLKWLRRPPWCSPPRLCIATSYAPFDVNMCWKSYESWHQTTLSQPMHAPALHHLDQSVIYAKHAMEARVSDASAILCRRERRTLDQHILDVALALGAWVRMHPSQGPVESLWTNSHHPWYDTLQPLLLDDKTH; encoded by the coding sequence ATGCAGGCGCTTCCGGATGGATGGAGCGAACAAACACAAGCATATTGGGAAGCCTGTAGCCAGATTAGGCCCGAATATTTCGTGCATGATAATGGATATGCGCTTTCTCACCTCATGAATGCCATCGAGGTCATGGACCCTATTATGGACGCAGGTATGGCCTGCCCGACTGACATGATACCCGAAAAAGAGCGTGTGCCGCACCATCATGGTCCTTTTCCCAGCCTTTCGTGTCAAGATATATGCTGGGTGCTAGACCGCTTTGTCGCTTGTGAACTCGACTGGTTGCATGGCGCTGCACTGGTGCAAACCATTTACACAAGCACATTTTTTCATGAGCACGTCTTGCTCGGTACGCAAACGGGGCGGCATTGGAGTCAAACGGTCTTGGTAGCCTACATTTTTGCCACAGTCAAAGGATGCGGCATACAATGGAATGAGCTGGCTAAGCAGCTAGTACTGGACCAGGAAGACTATTGCAGCGATACAGGTGGCATCGCCTTTCCTGATGCGCATTCTGTCTCGTCCATTGTCGACCGACTCGAACAGGCTGCTGTTGAAGTGAAACAGCAGCTGGACCTTGATGAGGCTTCTAGTCTTTCTATGCGTCTCGCGTTCCGAAAACACTGGTTGTTGTGCCTCTCGGCTTTGGCAGCCGATGTCCCCGACAGTATGGATGTGCACATTCATCTAGAGTCATGTATGCAACTGTGGGTGGCGATATCGACCTCCAAGTACCCGTTACAAGCTTCAGCGATGCTTGAAGCACCTCAACACCTGCACGTGTTTTTTGACGTGGCGTTGAGCCGCACGCTTTCGTCACACATCCCTATGCGACCTGTCGCGCCGCCAGATAGGCAGCAGGTACTTGATGGCTGGCACCGCATTTTGTTCAAAGAAATGCCTATACCTTTGCGACTTCTTGCATCCACTGACGTACTAGCTTGGAAGTCACTACTTgagtgcgccgccgtgACCTtccagcggcagcaggcgcctgtgccatTGGTCCGCTCCTTCATCCAAACTATGGTGGCTAATGGGTACACAGTGATGGGTGGAACGCATGATACCGAGCATCTTGCAGTCAACCTGCTTGAGACGTGGCGAAGCATCTGCGTGCAAAATATTATGGTGCGCCTCGAATGGTATCAACACAGACAGCCTACTAGCGTACTTCCCAAAATGTTGTCGCAGTTCTtgcagcgactcggcgCATCCATCGCCCAAACTTTGAGAATATTTGCTCAAAATCGCGCGCGTCAAAGACGCTCTTTCAGCAAAGCCTATTCGTCGTGGATGGACCTGCTTGACTTGGCGAGCACTCTTACCTCCAGGATCAACGATATCGTCCCGATCCCGGGCGATGCACTGACTGGACCTATTTTGTACATGATACTTGTGCATATGGAACACACTATGGGGTCGGGTTTTGAGCTTGAGCTGTACCATGCCGAAGAACGCGCATGCATGTACTGGGTCCTCGCCCTCGTGTACGGTGAGCAATATGCTTTAACGAAGGATCATACGTCCAGTTCATGGCAATGTATGGCTCATGCCTCGAGGGCACAACAACATCTGTGTTCTGCTTTGGCTATCTTGCATGTACAGACGCATGGAAACCAACTCTCTCggacgcacgccgcgtTTGCTCGACGACTGAAGTGGCTTCGCAGGCCACCATGGTGTTCCCCGCCTCGCCTATGCATCGCAACATCTTACGCTCCGTTTGATGTCAATATGTGCTGGAAATCATATGAATCATGGCATCAGACGACGCTTTCACAGCCAATGCATGCACCAGCATTGCATCATCTCGACCAAAGTGTGATTTACGCGAAACACGCGATGGAAGCTCGAGTCTCTGATGCATCTGCGATATTATGTCGCCGTGAACGTCGAACTCTGGACCAGCATATATTGGATGTGGCACTAGCACTTGGTGCATGGGTTCGTATGCATCCCTCTCAGGGGCCGGTGGAGTCTTTGTGGACAAATTCGCATCATCCATGGTATGATACACTACAACCCCTACTGTTGGACGATAAGACGCACTGA
- a CDS encoding mRNA (guanine-N7-)-methyltransferase — translation MPDSGDSPERAAKRLKNNSMVGVEAASDSNGDDDDASVPTSTQAYAPKWRRTPARSVLHPMTWKEANEWKMQTHNPLRMQQDTEIHGSTRTRKHSDQATPELAHNVASHYNQRQDVGTEARKNSPIIGLKRFNNWVKSALINLYAPPESEDQKGIRILDLGCGKGGDLRKWDQQHVSEMVMLDIADVSIQHARSRYTESSLPWDAHFFVGDGFRTPLDQLVPESLLEPMFDVVTMQFCLHYGWDTEENARTMLTNVAKWLRPGGIFIGTIPDEETLFGRLEETGDATALEFGNDEYKVEFDIRFAQGDMPFGNKYHFWLKDAVDNVPEYVVDWRMLESIASEVGLRLTYKARFDQILVDGYQNKHLRYLLRRMNVLDQSVTADGSVAPNVTTSLWEACTLYVGFAFQKDHF, via the coding sequence ATGCCTGACTCGGGTGATTCACCAGAGAGAGCCGCAAAGCGCCTGAAAAACAACAGCATGGTCGGCGTTGAAGCAGCGAGTGACTCGAATggcgatgatgatgatgcatCTGTGCCAACGAGTACTCAAGCGTACGCACCAAAATGGCGCCGTACACCAGCTCGCAGCGTCTTACATCCCATGACCTGGAAAGAAGCGAATGAATGGAAGATGCAAACACACAACCCTTTGAGGATGCAGCAGGATACTGAAATTCATGGTTCGACACGTACACGGAAACACTCTGATCAAGCGACGCCAGAACTAGCGCACAACGTTGCGTCGCACTACAACCAGCGCCAGGATGTAGGCACAGAAGCGCGGAAAAACTCTCCTATTATCGGACTTAAGAGATTCAATAACTGGGTCAAGTCAGCTTTAATCAATTTGTACGCGCCACCTGAATCAGAGGATCAGAAAGGCATTCGCATCCTCGATTTGGGGTGCGGGAAAGGCGGCGATTTGCGCAAGTGGGATCAACAGCATGTGTCGGAAATGGTGATGCTGGATATTGCCGATGTGTCTATTCAACATGCTCGCTCGCGTTATACTGAAAGTTCACTTCCCTGGGATGCGCACTTTTTTGTGGGTGACGGATTCCGTACACCATTGGACCAGCTCGTACCCGAGTCCTTGCTGGAACCCATGTTTGACGTGGTTACGATGCAGTTCTGCCTCCATTACGGATGGGATACGGAGGAAAATGCACGTACGATGCTGACCAATGTCGCGAAATGGCTGCGTCCTGGCGGCATCTTCATCGGTACGATACCCGACGAAGAGACCCTGTTTGGTCGTTTGGAGGAAACAGGAGATGCCACGGCTCTTGAGTTTGGTAACGACGAATACAAAGTCGAGTTCGATATCCGCTTTGCTCAGGGAGATATGCCTTTCGGCAACAAGTATCATTTCTGGCTGAAAGATGCTGTCGATAATGTGCCAGAATATGTGGTCGActggcgcatgctcgagtcGATCGCGAGTGAGGTGGGACTGCGCCTCACATACAAGGCACGCTTCGATCAAATTCTTGTGGATGGATACCAGAACAAGCATCTCCGATATCTGCTCCGGCGCATGAATGTGCTTGATCAGAGTGTCACGGCGGACGGGTCTGTCGCACCTAACGTGACTACTAGTCTTTGGGAGGCATGCACTCTCTACGTCGGATTCGCATTTCAAAAAGATCATTTTTAA
- a CDS encoding phosphatidylinositol glycan, class U, with the protein MPSLSAGYLAVFTVGIALRVLISWVSAWGESLIDVLEFATPLDRLDLLRELHAIFRFANASPQDIWGSLTQHHSPLLLLLPTKLILDPFLSAVVWIAVDVVTGVTLAKTAEILRSRSKNKAFCLSPVLVVACFLLNPYAIAACVAKSMSQVRTCLIMVSLLSAIRGSSRLLVLSHVLNSILFFTPIMFTPIFALLGSDSYADYGSWRSKFGLRRVDAWYVFLRKFVWHASLLLIASLFTSYLLSGDSNGAFVRSVYGSRFLADDLTPTIGLFWYFFVEMFSHFFSFFVMVVHVHMWIYTIPVLLKYRTDLVFGLTILLGVQCLFEAYPCVGDTAAFLAIWSLSYGRLADYLRYPMVSFMLFAYTTLLFPVFRYLWMYAGSANANFYYAINLVHGMGIASVILDAVWAWGRERWEDERHIQEVPEDLQGSVRLIVQQ; encoded by the coding sequence atgccgagcttgtCCGCAGGATATCTGGCAGTTTTTACTGTGGGCATCGCGCTACGTGTGCTCATATCATGGGTAAGCGCCTGGGGCGAGTCACTCatcgatgtgctcgagtTTGCGACTCCCTTAGACCGATTAGACCTGCTTCGCGAGTTGCATGCGATCTTTCGATTTGCGAATGCTTCACCGCAAGATATTTGGGGCTCTCTCACGCAGCATCACTCCCCGCTGTTGCTTCTTTTACCCACGAAATTGATTCTAGATCCATTCCTGTCTGCCGTTGTCTGGATTGCTGTGGATGTGGTAACTGGTGTCACACTGGCCAAGACGGCCGAAATACTTCGTTCACGCTCTAAGAACAAAGCCTTTTGTCTCTCACCTGTGCTCGTTGTAGCCTGCTTTCTGCTTAATCCCTATGCTATTGCAGCATGCGTTGCCAAGTCTATGAGTCAGGTCCGCACATGCCTCATCATGGTCAGTTTGTTGAGCGCTATACGAGGATCTTCTCGGTTGTTGGTCCTATCTCACGTACTCAACAGCATACTATTTTTCACGCCAATCATGTTCACCCCTATCTTTGCTCTGTTGGGAAGTGATTCGTATGCTGATTATGGATCTTGGCGCTCCAAATTTGGGCTACGACGAGTGGATGCATGGTATGTGTTCCTGCGCAAGTTTGTATGGCATGCATCGCTGTTGCTAATAGCCTCTCTCTTCACATCTTATTTATTGTCTGGTGATTCAAATGGCGCATtcgtgcgcagcgtgtACGGTAGTCGCTTCCTGGCTGACGATCTGACACCTACCATTGGACTGTTCTGGTACTTTTTTGTCGAAATGTTTTCTCACTTTTTCTCATTTTTCGTCATGGTCGTCCACGTTCACATGTGGATTTATACCATACCCGTGTTGCTCAAGTATCGCACAGACCTTGTGTTTGGACTCACAATACTCCTGGGTGTCCAGTGTCTCTTTGAGGCTTACCCATGCGTCGGCGACACGGCCGCGTTTCTTGCCATATGGAGCCTGTCATACGGTCGCTTGGCAGATTATCTGCGATACCCCATGGTGTCGTTCATGCTGTTTGCGTACACGACACTTTTATTCCCAGTATTTCGTTACCTATGGATGTATGCAGGGTCGGCAAATGCCAACTTTTACTATGCTATCAACCTTGTGCATGGGATGGGTATCGCCAGCGTGATCCTCGATGCTGTTTGGGCTTGGGGTAGGGAACGCTGGGAAGATGAACGTCATATTCAAGAGGTACCAGAAGATTTACAAGGGTCAGTGCGTCTTATCGTCCAACAGTAG
- a CDS encoding isoleucyl-tRNA synthetase → MWPRHGAHCGRKRLLQVRTRLFHTACCAYAKKSPNPYHDTLRLPQTPFSLRAFAKDREPLFRPATTSNLYRWQRENLGRPGERDFVLHDGPPYANGHLHMGHALNKIVKDMILRYQVLRGRRVHYMPGWDCHGLPIELKALGELGPGQSPSDVRSAARRVALREMEQQRHEFQQLGIMADWQNTYQTLDFSYELEQLRLFAQCVERGLIYEQFRPVYWSPSTHTALAEAEIEYDDKHVSRSTYVRFPLRRSKILTGLNEPVYLAVWTTTPWSLLGNMALAVRADAAYVLVRRIETHELYIVAEDLVESLASVPAGRPGESGTLGPFDKLATVAGADLVGSTYECPWMLPTEERFLMNAPFVTTDAGTGIVHMAPAHGQEDYEVWRDAGFLTKYGLKSPVDALGRLVTNASWGLNDVIRADVARLHGLEALGDGTERLLQLLDAHSVLLSERPYVHSYPIDWRTKKPILTRATAQWFADLRQSQGDALKALESVSFTPGTGRQRLRSLISHRSEWCISRQRTWGVPIPVVYDAATHEPIINVENVEHILRVLSEHGTTNVWWTLNPRTFVAPSFRDPSKSYYIKGDTLDVWFDSGSSWAVLQRALNEPVCTPHACADVYVEGSDQHRGWFQSSLLTRVSVCGSGATAPFANLLTHGFVVDEAGRKMSKSLGNVIAPSAFLHGDPEAPKDFPPLGADVLRWWAAKTDYTKDSPISVLIMKHVSDEVRKLRNTARFMLANLSGHARSAMAPLNRAGASLLHRYVMHELYCLETSCRDAYTRFDFASVTRSLIEFATKTLSTLYYDSVKDTLYAGPSEDQPPILAAMNEILHTITCVLAPILPHLAEDLHWYRHGATCDPTPEEVHSMPSFFQQGWHNVSDVWYDPSLEHRMQEILRIRSETFALATWCKDKDRLIKGPAETDVALYVPQTQALCDLLHAHHGELPDLFHVAHLHLYTDMGAWRAAAPKDGWYREVEMHHFPVHIRLQASSHEKCPRCWKYHSESSDTLCKRCATVVH, encoded by the coding sequence ATGTGGCCGCGCCATGGTGCTCACTGCGGCAGGAAGCGCTTGCTGCAGGTGAGGACTCGGCTATTTCACACTGCCTGCTGTGCGTATGCGAAAAAATCGCCGAATCCGTACCACGACACACTTCGCCTGCCACAGACGCCCTTTAGCCTGCGTGCGTTTGCCAAGGATCGTGAGCCCTTATTTCGTCCTGCGACAACGTCAAATTTGTATCGATGGCAGCGAGAGAATCTGGGGCGCCCAGGAGAGCGGGACTTTGTGCTGCATGATGGACCGCCCTACGCGAATGGCCATTTGCACATGGGTCATGCTCTCAATAAGATTGTCAAGGACATGATTCTTCGGTACCAGGTGTTGCGCGGTCGTCGGGTGCATTATATGCCGGGATGGGACTGTCATGGACTTCCGATTGAGCTTAAAGCGCTAGGTGAGCTAGGTCCCGGACAGAGTCCCAGTGATGTTCGCTCcgctgcgcgacgcgtcgcccTTCGCGAAatggagcagcagcgccatgaATTTCAGCAGTTGGGTATCATGGCCGACTGGCAGAACACGTACCAGACCCTTGATTTTTCATATGAGCTTGAGCAGTTGCGTCTCTTTGCGCAATGCGTGGAACGCGGCTTGATTTATGAGCAATTCCGACCGGTGTATTGGTCGCCATCAACGCACACAGCCCTGGCCGAAGCTGAAATTGAGTATGATGACAAGCATGTAAGTCGAAGCACATATGTGCGATTCCCGCTACGTCGCAGCAAAATTTTGACGGGGTTGAATGAGCCCGTGTACCTGGCCGTGTGGACTACGACGCCATGGTCTTTGCTGGGCAACATGGCACTTGCCGTTCGCGCTGATGCAGCGTATGTTCTTGTGCGCCGAATCGAGACGCACGAATTGTATATTGTGGCTGAGGACCTAGTTGAGTCGCTTGCCTCTGTGCCGGCCGGTCGGCCTGGTGAATCGGGCACGTTGGGCCCTTTTGACAAGTTGGCTACCGTGGCGGGCGCCGACCTTGTCGGGTCCACGTACGAGTGTCCATGGATGCTGCCTACTGAGGAGCGGTTTTTGATGAATGCGCCATTTGTCACGACCGACGCAGGCACGGGTATTGTGCATATGGCGCCGGCCCATGGTCAAGAAGACTATGAAGTATGGCGTGATGCTGGTTTCCTCACGAAGTATGGTCTCAAGTCGCCTGTGGATGCGTTGGGGCGACTCGTGACGAATGCATCATGGGGGCTGAACGATGTCATTCGTGCGGACGTCGCTcggctgcatggcctcgaggCGCTAGGTGACGGTACGGAGCGTTTGTTGCAACTTCTTGACGCACATAGCGTTCTGCTCAGTGAACGGCCGTACGTGCACAGCTATCCTATTGACTGGCGCACGAAAAAGCCGATTCTGACGCGGGCAACAGCACAGTGGTTTGCTGATCTGCGTCAGAGCCAGGGCGATGCGTTGAAAGCTCTCGAGTCTGTCTCGTTCACACCCGGCACCGGTCGTCAGCGGCTACGCAGCCTTATATCGCATCGCTCAGAATGGTGCATCTCTCGGCAACGCACATGGGGAGTGCCGATCCCTGTGGTGTATGACGCGGCCACTCATGAACCTATTATCAATGTCGAGAACGTGGAGCATATTTTGCGCGTCCTGTCCGAGCATGGCACTACCAACGTGTGGTGGACGCTGAATCCACGTACGTTTGTGGCGCCTTCATTCCGTGATCCGAGCAAGTCGTACTATATCAAGGGCGATACGCTCGACGTGTGGTTCGATAGTGGCTCATCCTGGGCCGTGCTCCAACGGGCTTTGAATGAACCTGTTTGTACGCCTCATGCATGTGCGGATGTGTATGTCGAAGGTTCGGATCAACACCGCGGCTGGTTCCAGTCGTCTCTACTCACACGTGTATCTGTCTGTGGCAGCGgagccacggcgccctTTGCGAATCTGCTCACGCACGGCTTTGTGGTCGATGAAGCAGGGCGCAAGATGTCCAAGTCGTTGGGCAACGTCATTGCTCCATCGGCGTTCTTGCACGGCGATCCCGAGGCCCCCAAAGACTTTCCTCCATTAGGCGCTGATGTACTGCGCTGGTGGGCGGCCAAGACAGACTATACCAAGGATTCCCCCATCAGTGTCCTGATCATGAAGCATGTTAGTGACGAAGTGCGCAAGTTGCGCAATACGGCTCGATTCATGCTTGCGAATCTGTCGGGTCACGCGCGATCGGCAATGGCGCCGCTGAATCGAGCGGGCGCCAGTCTGTTGCATCGGTACGTCATGCATGAGCTGTACTGCCTCGAGACATCTTGTCGCGACGCTTATACACGCTTTGACTTTGCTTCTGTGACACGCAGCTTGATCGAATTTGCGACCAAGACGCTGTCGACACTGTATTATGACAGTGTCAAAGATACCTTGTATGCCGGGCCATCAGAAGACCAGCCACCCATCTTGGCCGCCATGAACGAGATTTTGCATACAATCACATGCGTTCTAGCGCCCATCCTCCCCCATCTCGCTGAAGATCTTCATTGGTACCGCCATGGCGCGACATGCGATCCCACTCCTGAGGAGGTGCATTCGATGCCGTCCTTCTTCCAACAAGGATGGCACAATGTCTCGGATGTATGGTACGATCCTTCACTGGAGCATCGCATGCAGGAGATCTTGCGAATTCGCTCTGAGACGTTTGCTCTCGCGACATGGTGCAAGGACAAAGACCGCCTTATCAAAGGCCCTGCCGAAACAGACGTGGCTTTGTACGTCCCGCAGACACAAGCACTGTGCGACCTGCTACATGCCCACCATGGCGAGCTACCTGACCTATTTCATGTGGCTCATTTGCATTTGTATACGGATATGGGagcttggcgcgccgcagcgccaAAAGATGGATGGTACCGCGAAGTAGAGATGCACCATTTCCCGGTGCACATTCGACTTCAGGCCTCATCCCATGAAAAATGTCCGCGATGCTGGAAATACCACAGTGAGTCTTCTGACACACTATGCAAACGCTGTGCAACTGTAGTGCATTAA